In a genomic window of Helianthus annuus cultivar XRQ/B chromosome 10, HanXRQr2.0-SUNRISE, whole genome shotgun sequence:
- the LOC110883995 gene encoding protein CUP-SHAPED COTYLEDON 3, with product MGLRDIGASLPPGFRFYPSDEELVCHYLYKKIANEDVLKGTLVEIDLHTCEPWQLPETAKLNSSEWYFFSFRDRKYATGYRTNRATTSGYWKATGKDRTVVDPSTGATVGMRKTLVFYMNRAPNGIKTGWIMHEFRLENPNNPPKEDWVLCRVFYKAKGDNSNQHCPQDMYHNTTQNATSPNLDPSPTLTTICQQPSCVHHHHPLITNNNTSTTFCNHQNYFGISPQHCNHPNLLHLPPNSTLIESTDQMIISSSNKCEDQYGFFYNMGFEDHVPSHNLQDMEYEDDDNDNGIVFYE from the exons ATGGGTTTGAGAGATATTGGAGCCTCACTGCCACCAGGATTTCGGTTTTACCCTAGCGATGAAGAGTTGGTTTGCCACTATCTTTATAAGAAGATAGCTAATGAAGATGTACTCAAGGGCACTTTAGTGGAAATTGATCTTCATACTTGTGAGCCATGGCAACTTCCAG AGACTGCAAAACTCAATTCAAGTGAGTGGTACTTCTTCAGCTTTCGCGATCGCAAGTATGCAACAGGATACCGAACTAATAGGGCCACCACATCTGGATATTGGAAGGCCACCGGAAAAGATAGGACAGTTGTTGATCCAAGTACTGGTGCCACTGTTGGGATGAGGAAGACTTTAGTGTTTTACATGAACCGAGCACCAAATGGGATTAAAACTGGTTGGATCATGCACGAATTTCGCCTAGAAAACCCAAATAATCCTCCCAAG GAAGATTGGGTTTTATGTAGAGTGTTTTACAAAGCAAAGGGAGACAACAGCAACCAACACTGTCCACAAGACATGTATCACAACACAACTCAAAATGCCACCTCACCAAATCTGGATCCATCTCCTACGCTCACCACCATCTGCCAGCAACCATCTTGtgtccaccatcaccacccattGATCACCAACAACAACACCTCTACCACCTTCTGCAATCACCAAAATTACTTTGGCATATCACCACAACATTGCAACCATCCAAATCTTCTCCATCTACCTCCTAATTCCACTTTGATTGAATCGACCGATCAAATGATTATAAGCTCGAGTAACAAGTGTGAAGATCAATATGGTTTCTTTTACAATATGGGTTTTGAAGACCATGTCCCTTCCCACAATCTACAAGACATGGAATACGAGGATGATGATAACGACAATGGCATTGTGTTCTACGAGTAA